One window of the Larus michahellis chromosome 24, bLarMic1.1, whole genome shotgun sequence genome contains the following:
- the LOC141734651 gene encoding methanethiol oxidase-like, which translates to MKGPREEIVYVPCIYRNTGRKKPDFLATVDVNPQSPRYCQVIHRLAMPNLGDELHHSGWNTCSSCFGDATKKRNRLILPSLISSRIYVVDVGTDLRAPRLFKVVNPEDVFWKCNLGYPHTSHCLGSGEIMISTLGDPAGSGKGGFILLDGETFEIKGNWEKGDKVPPMGYDFWYQPRHNVLISTEWGIPKCLGYGFDPNDLKKGRYGRRLNVWDWTTHTYVQAIDVGEDAAPLEIRFLHNPDAAEGFVGCTISSAIHRFYKTERGDWAAEKVIQVPSKKVEGWLLPEMPGFITDILISLDDRFLYFSNWLHGDIRQYDISNTRQPKLVGQVFVGGSIAKGGPVTVCGDEELQSQPDPFFIKGKRVPGGPQMIQLSLDGKRLYVTTSLYSAWDRQFYPDLPRDGSVMLQLDVDTVQGGLTVNRSFLVDFGKEPDGPCLAHEIRYPGGDCTSDIWV; encoded by the exons GTCCCCGGGAGGAGATTGTGTATGTGCCCTGCATCTACAGGAACACCGGGAGAAAGAAACCCGACTTTCTGGCCACTGTGGATGTCAACCCCCAATCTCCGCGCTATTGCCAG GTGATCCACCGCCTGGCCATGCCCAACCTGGGGGATGAGCTGCACCACTCGGGCTGGAacacctgcagcagctgcttcgGGGACGCCACCAAGAAGCGGAACCGCCTGATCCTCCCCAGCTTGATCTCCTCCCGCATCTACGTGGTGGACGTGGGAACTGACCTGCGAGCTCCCAGGCTTTTCAAG GTTGTCAACCCAGAGGACGTCTTCTGGAAGTGCAACCTGGGCTACCCCCACACCTCCCACTGCCTGGGCAGCGGTGAAATCATGATCAGCACCCTGGGAGACCCGGCCGGCAGCGGGAAAG GTGGCTTTATTCTGCTGGATGGAGAGACCTTCGAGATCAAGGGGAACTGGGAGAAAGGGGACAAGGTCCCCCCAATGGGTTATGACTTCTGGTACCAGCCACGCCATAACGTCCTGATCAGCACTGAATGGGGAATCCCAAAATGCCTGGGATATGGGTTTGACCCAAATGACCTGAAGAAAG GGCGCTACGGACGCCGCCTCAACGTCTGGGACTGGACCACTCACACCTACGTCCAGGCCATCGACGTGGGCGAGGATGCGGCGCCCTTGGAGATCCGCTTCCTCCACAACCCTGACGCCGCTGAGGGCTTCGTGGGCTGCACCATCAGCAGCGCCATCCACCGCTTCTACAAGACGGAG CGAGGAGACTGGGCGGCCGAGAAAGTGATCCAAGTCCCCAGCAAGAAGGTGGAGGGATGGCTCCTGCCGGAGATGCCAG GCTTCATCACCGACATCCTCATCTCGCTGGATGACCGGTTCCTGTACTTCAGCAACTGGCTGCACGGAGACATCCGCCAGTACGATATCTCCAACACCCGCCAGCCCAAGCTGGTGGGACAG GTCTTTGTGGGTGGCAGCATCGCCAAGGGAGGACCCGTGACCGTGTGCGGCGATGAAGAGCTGCAGAGCCAGCCAGACCCGTTCTTCATCAAG GGGAAGAGGGTTCCGGGGGGACCCCAGATGATCCAGCTCAGCTTGGACGGGAAGAGGCTGTACGTCACCACGTCCCTCTACAGCGCCTGGGACAGGCAGTTCTACCCCGACCTCCCCAG GGATGGCTCCGTCATGCTGCAGCTGGACGTGGACACGGTGCAGGGCGGGCTGACGGTCAACAGGAGCTTCCTGGTGGATTTTGGGAAGGAGCCCGATGGGCCCTGCCTGGCGCACGAGATCCGCTACCCCGGCGGGGACTGCACCTCCGATATTTGGGTCTAG